A single region of the Anser cygnoides isolate HZ-2024a breed goose chromosome W, Taihu_goose_T2T_genome, whole genome shotgun sequence genome encodes:
- the LOC106049351 gene encoding soluble scavenger receptor cysteine-rich domain-containing protein SSC5D-like isoform X2, with product MAPTLLLLGPFPVRLAGGPGQCVGRVEVLHTGRWGTVCDDDWGLPDAAVVCRELGCGTALAAPTGAWFGEGSGPIWLNGLRCRGSEGRLAQCRHRGWRSHVCTHEEDASAVCSAHPFLSLGTMEPPAPSTTTASTPAPGDAVPRPAGGPRRCTGHKEDTSVACTGTPTLRLVGAEGPCAGRVEVLHAGHWGSVCDDGWGLEDAAVVCQELGCGAALAAPRGAFFGEGAGPIWLDNVRCQGNESALLQCPTAPWGITDCQHREDAAVVCADELTAVDPMEPGPHQLPTSPARVPPSTVPHETTRPHIPSSPQPAPSSQTVAGMGHRAPAQLRLAGGPGRCAGRVEVLHAGRWGTVCDDSWGLPDAAVVCRELGCGVAREAPRSAHFGPGTGPVWLDEVNCKGTEPTLRRCPAEPWGRHNCNHHEDAAVVCAGPEDLPSPTGTSRWPPGLDRVGTVPSTTRRPLGQEPSSAVPSITPRPPGRDRVSTTPAKAGRDPIRIIRITRLKAEQDPAGVIQSTKPKAGPGAAGTTRSKVGREPGGPTRSKAGWDPAGTNRSKAGRDPVGTTKPKAGQDLAGTNRSKAGRDPVGITKPKAGWDPAGTNRSKAGRDPVGITKPKAGQNPAGTNRCKAGRDPVGITKPKAGWDPAGTNRSKARQDPVGITKPKAVQNLAGTNRSKAGRDPVGITKAKAVQNIAGTNRSKTGQDLVDITKAKAGRDPAGTNRSKAGRDPVGTTKPKAGQNIAGVNRSKAEQDPVGITKPKAGQDLSGTNRSRAGQDPVGITKPKAGWDPAGTNRSKAGRDQVGTIHVTHPKAEQDPLSTVQITQPKAERVVVGGKQTTMSPSRWVSVGTMKGIKPKAGWDPVGTTRSTQTLIGRDPVSATQTYGWHPRPKAGQDSAPTTVLPMWRSHHLGEPGPEGTIRSTPPAAALDLGGTMGSTHPTAELGPEGPISITHPPAGLDPEGSTRSARPEAEPGLDDTVWSTHPTAEPGQGGTTWDPRPSARPGPEGPMRSTRPVGAELGAEGTTRTRPVLELDLDSTRMGTSAEPDPRGNTHASAEPGPESTVWSTHPTAEPGPEDTVRITHPTAEPYTDGAMWSTHPTARPGPEGTMMSTHPTAEPGPEGTMMSTHLTAEPVPGGTMWSTNPTVEPGPESTMMSTHPTAEPGLEDTMMSTHPTAEPDTDGAMWSMHPTARPGPEDTMTNTYPTAEPSPGGTMMNTHPTAEPRPGGTVRSTHPTAGLDPEGNTQSISPAAELDLVGIIWNTHPTAEPGPGGTTLGVELDPESTMRSTHPTVELGPDATMRSTHPTVELGPESTMRSTHPTAGLGPDATMRSTHPTVELGPESTMRSTHPTVELGPDATMRSTHPPEELGPEGTMWSTRPPEEPGLRGTSQSAHSSAELGLADTLQSARPTAVVRTWSTPPLAEPNPDGTTRSSHPATASGRDGTTWGTRSSGDFDLNGTMRSAHPSAEAGLEGTMESTRPTSEPGPEGAGAGLGLTGMSVPPTTSPSPPSSLPPTLWPASPPALAVQLGPGSATRSQHPTEPPSTWEPPAPIQYPEETPSTHGPLEPTQSPPGNPSTQGPPAHTQHAVETPPAWKELVLSQHPPAEPPSSWMPPASFTPSPPGTRSPQSPPALTVLPPGSTSPYTLAAPSEHPMELPIPQSPPASPQHSVKLLGTPTPPAPPQNLTDTLSSKSPLAPFQYPTEPPSTWTPPAHTQHPMGIFDTQTHPAPPQQHPEPPGTQGPPAPPQNPLETFSTQGSPAPPQHPMKLLITQRTPPHSQHPMEIFGMKGSPAPPQRTMNPPSTLRPTAPPQHPMETLGTQGPPIPPQHPMETFGTQGSPAPPQHPVKTPSTLTPPIPPQHPMETLGTQRPPAPPQHPMETLGTQGPPASPQHPMETLGTQGPPASPQHPMETLGTQTLPVPTELLHTAPDSPLDSPMLLGPPCAGPAPPAVPTPPSVGGQGGPCMAPLLRVLLWEVRGLRGQLRALAHAQRRGAQRLEALARRLGRLSALSQHLLGGPPRLYGAVGTQGGLCRGCK from the exons ATGGCCCcgaccctgctgctgctgg gcCCGTTCCCGGTGCGCCTGGCTGGGGGTCCCGGGCAGTGCGTGGGGCGCGTGGAGGTGCTGCACACCGGGCGCTGGGGCACCGTCTGCGACGACGACTGGGGGCTGCCGGACGCAGCCGTGGTCTGCCGGGAGCTGGGCTGTGGCACCGCGCTCGCCGCCCCCACGGGCGCCTGGTTTGGGGAGGGCTCCGGCCCCATCTGGCTGAACGGGCTGCGGTGCCGCGGCAGCGAGGGGCGCCTGGCCCAGTGCCGACACCGGGGCTGGCGCAGCCACGTCTGCACCCATGAGGAGGACGCCAGCGCCGTGTGTTCAG CTcaccccttcctctccctgggCACCATGGAACCCCCTGCGCCCTCCACCACCACtgccagcaccccagcacctg GTGACGCAGTGCCGCGGCCGGCTGGGGGTCCCAGACGCTGCACGGGGCACAAGGAGGACACCAGCGTGGCGTGCACAG ggacccccacgCTGCGGCTGGTAGGGGCTGAGGGTCCCTGCGCGGGGCGCGTGGAGGTGCTGCATGCCGGCCACTGGGGCTCCGTCTGCGACGACGGCTGGGGGCTCGAGGACGCGGCTGTGGtctgccaggagctgggctgcggCGCTGCGCTGGCTGCGCCCCGCGGGGCGTTTTTTGGCGAGGGCGCTGGCCCCATCTGGCTGGACAACGTGCGGTGCCAGGGGAACGAGTCGGCCTTGCTGCAGTGCCCGACTGCCCCATGGGGCATCACGGACTGCCAGCACCGGGAGGACGCGGCTGTCGTCTGTGCAG ATGAGCTGACCGCCGTCGACCCCATGGAGCCCGGTCCCCACCAGCTGCCAACCAGCCCGGCTCGGGTGCCCCCCTCTACCGTGCCACACGAGACCACCCGGccccacatccccagctctccccagcctgcccccagcagccagaCTGTGGCTGGGATGGGGCACAGGG CTCCAGCCCAGCTACGTCTGGCCGGGGGCCCCGGGCGCTGCGCGGGGCGTGTGGAGGTGCTGCACGCCGGGCGCTGGGGCACCGTCTGCGATgacagctgggggctgccggaCGCAGCCGTGGTCTGCCgggagctgggctgcggggTGGCGCGTGAAGCCCCCCGCAGTGCCCACTTCGGCCCTGGCACCGGCCCCGTCTGGCTGGACGAGGTGAACTGCAAGGGAACGGAGCCCACGCTGCGGCGCTGCCCGGCTGAGCCCTGGGGCAGGCACAACTGCAACCACCATGAGGATGCCGCTGTCGTCTGCGCAG GGCCAGAGGACCTGCCATCACCCACGGGGACCTCCCGGTGGCCCCCAGGACTGGATCGAGTTGGCACCGTCCCCAGCACTACCCGGCGCCCCTTGGGACAGGAGCCATCCAGCGCCGTCCCCAGCATCACCCCGCGCCCCCCAGGACGGGATCGAGTTAGCACCACCCCAGCCAAAGCAGGGCGGGATCCCATTCGTATCATCAGGATCACCCGACtcaaagcagagcaggatcCAGCTGGTGTCATCCAGAGCACAAAGCCCAAGGCAGGACCTGGTGCAGCTGGTACCACCAGGTCCAAGGTGGGACGGGAGCCTGGTGGCCCCACCAGGTCCAAAGCAGGATGGGATCCAGCTGGCACCAACAGGTCCAAGGCAGGACGGGATCCAGTTGGCACCACCAAACCCAAAGCAGGACAGGATCTAGCTGGTACCAACAGATCCAAGGCAGGACGGGATCCAGTTGGCATCACCAAGCCCAAAGCAGGATGGGATCCAGCTGGCACCAACAGGTCCAAGGCAGGACGGGATCCAGTTGGCATCACCAAACCCAAAGCAGGACAGAATCCAGCTGGCACCAACAGGTGTAAGGCAGGACGGGATCCAGTTGGCATCACCAAGCCCAAAGCAGGATGGGATCCAGCTGGCACCAACAGGTCCAAGGCACGACAGGATCCAGTTGGCATCACCAAGCCCAAAGCAGTACAGAATCTAGCTGGCACCAACAGGTCTAAGGCAGGACGGGATCCGGTTGGCATCACCAAGGCCAAAGCAGTACAGAATATAGCTGGCACCAACAGATCCAAGACAGGACAGGATCTAGTTGATATCACCAAGGCCAAAGCAGGACGGGATCCAGCTGGCACCAACAGGTCTAAGGCAGGACGGGATCCAGTTGGCACCACCAAGCCCAAAGCAGGACAGAATATAGCTGGCGTCAACAGATCCAAGGCAGAACAGGACCCAGTTGGCATCACCAAACCCAAAGCAGGACAGGATCTATCTGGCACCAACAGGTCCAGGGCAGGACAGGATCCAGTTGGCATCACCAAGCCCAAAGCAGGATGGGATCCAGCTGGCACCAACAGGTCCAAGGCAGGACGCGATCAAGTCGGTACCATCCATGTCACCCAccccaaagcagagcaggatcCGCTCAGCACTGTGCAGATCACCCAGCCCAAAGCTGAGCGGGTTGTGGTGGGGGGCAAACAGACCACCATGAGCCCATCACGTTGGGTTTCGGTGGGGACCATGAAAGGCATCAAGCCCAAGGCAGGTTGGGATCCGGTTGGTACCACCAGGAGCACCCAGACGCTGATAGGACGGGATCCTGTTAGTGCCACCCAAACCTATGGGTGGCACCCACGGCCCAAAGCAGGGCAGGACTCAGCCCCCACCACGGTGCTCCCCATGTGGAGGAGCCACCACTTGGGAGAACCAGGTCCAGAAGGGACCATAAGGAGcactcctcctgcagcagcgctGGATCTGGGTGGTACCATGGGGAGCACACATCCCACAGCAGAACTGGGGCCTGAAGGTCCCATCAGCATCACACATCCTCCAGCAGGACTGGATCCAGAAGGCAGCACACGGAGCGCACGTCCTGAAGCAGAACCGGGCCTGGATGATACTGTATGGAGCACACATCCCACAGCAGAACCAGGGCAAGGTGGTACCACATGGGATCCACGTCCTTCAGCAAGACCAGGTCCTGAAGGTCCCATGAGGAGCACACGTCCTGTGGGTGCAGAACTGGGTGCAGAAGGTACCACGAGAACACGTCCTGTGTTGGAACTGGATCTGGACAGCACCCGGATGGGTACTTCAGCAGAACCAGATCCTAGAGGCAACACACATGCTTCAGCAGAACCAGGTCCAGAAAGTACCGTGTGGAGCACACATCCAACAGCAGAACCAGGCCCAGAAGATACCGTGAGAATCACACATCCCACAGCAGAACCATATACAGATGGTGCCATGTGGAGCACACATCCCACGGCAAGACCAGGTCCAGAAGGTACCATGATGAGCACACATCCCACAGCAGAACCAGGTCCAGAAGGTACCATGATGAGCACACATCTCACAGCAGAACCAGTTCCAGGAGGTACCATGTGGAGCACAAATCCCACAGTAGAACCAGGTCCAGAAAGTACCATGATGAGTACACATCCCACAGCAGAACCGGGTCTAGAAGATACCATGATGAGCACACATCCTACAGCAGAACCAGATACAGATGGTGCCATGTGGAGCATGCATCCAACAGCAAGACCAGGTCCAGAAGATACCATGACAAACACATATCCCACAGCAGAACCAAGTCCAGGAGGTACCATGATGAACACACATCCCACAGCAGAACCACGTCCAGGAGGTACCGTGAGAAGCACACATCCCACAGCAGGACTGGATCCAGAAGGCAACACACAGAGCATAAGTCCTGCAGCAGAACTGGACCTGGTTGGTATCATATGGAACACACATCCCACAGCAGAACCAGGTCCAGGAGGTACCACATTGGGTGTTGAACTGGATCCAGAAAGTACCATGAGGAGCACACATCCTACAGTTGAACTGGGTCCAGATGCTACCATGAGGAGCACACATCCTACAGTTGAACTGGGTCCAGAAAGTACCATGAGGAGCACACATCCTACAGCTGGACTGGGTCCAGATGCTACCATGAGGAGCACACATCCTACAGTTGAACTGGGTCCAGAAAGTACCATGAGGAGCACACATCCTACAGTTGAACTGGGTCCAGATGCTACCATGAGGAGCACACATCCTCCAGAAGAGCTGGGTCCAGAAGGTACCATGTGGAGCACACGTCCTCCAGAAGAACCAGGTCTACGTGGCACCTCGCAGAGTGCACATTCTTCAGCAGAACTGGGCTTGGCTGATACCTTACAGAGTGCCCGTCCCACAGCAGTTGTTCGCACGTGGAGCACACCCCCTTTAGCAGAACCAAATCCAGATGGGACCACGAGGAGCTCACATCCTGCAACAGCATCAGGTCGAGACGGTACTACGTGGGGGACACGTTCTTCAGGTGATTTTGATCTCAATGGAACAATGAGGAGCGCACATCCTTCAGCAGAAGCAGGTCTAGAAGGCACCATGGAGAGCACACGTCCCACATCAGAACCAGGCCCAGAAG GTGCTGGCGCAGGCTTGGGCCTCACTGGGATGTCTGTGCCCCCCACCACATCTCCATCACCCCCCTCATCTCTGCCCCCCACCCTGTGGCCGGCCAGCCCCCCTGCCCTTGCAGTCCAACTGGGTCCGGGCTCTGCCACTCgctcccagcaccccacagagccccccagcacctgggAGCCACCAGCACCCATCCAGTACCCAGAGgagacccccagcacccacggaCCCCTAGAACccacccaaagccccccagggaaccccagcacccagggacccccagcacaCACCCAGCACGCCGTGGAGACCCCCCCTGCCTGGAAGGAGCTTGtgctctcccagcacccccctgcagagccccccagctcctggatGCCCCCAGCCTCCTTTACCCCGTCCCCACCAGGGAcccgcagcccccagagccccccggcacTCACCGTGCTCCCCCCAGGTTCCACCAGCCCTTACACGCTTGCTGCCCCCTCGGAGCACCCCATGGAGCTCCCCatcccccagagccccccagcatCTCCTCAGCACTCCGTGAAGTTGCTTggcaccccaacccccccagcgcccccccagAACCTCACTGACACCCTCAGCTCCAAGAGCCCCTTGGCACCCTTCCAGTATCCAacagagccccccagcacctggacccccccagcacacacCCAGCACCCCATGGGGATTTTTGACACCCAGAcccacccagcacccccccagcaacacccagagccccccggcacccagggccccccagcacccccccagaACCCTCTGGAGACCTTCAGCACCCAGGGATCAccagcacccccccagcaccccatgaAGTTGCTCATCACCCAGAGGACCCCCCCACACTCCCAGCACCCTATGGAGATCTTTGGCATGAAGGGCTCACCAGCACCCCCTCAGCGCACCATgaacccccccagcaccctgagaCCCACAGCACCCCCTCAACACCCTATGGAGACCCTTggcacccagggacccccaatccctccccagcaccctatGGAGACCTTTGGCACCCAGGGCTCACCAGCACCCCCTCAGCACCCCGTGAAAACCCCCAGCACCCTGACACCCCCaatccctccccagcaccctatGGAGACCCTTGGCACCCAgagacccccagcacccccccaacACCCTATGGAGACCCTTggcacccagggacccccagcatccccccagcaccctatGGAGACCCTTggcacccagggacccccagcatccccccagcaccctatGGAGACCCTTGGCACCCAAACCCTCCCAGTACCCACAGAGCTCCTCCACACTGCCCCTGACAGCCCCCTGGACAGCCCCATGCTGCTTGGGCCCCCATGTGCAG GTCCAGCTCCACCAGCAGTGCCAACACCCCCCTCGGTGGGGGGCCAGGGGGGTCCCTGCATGGCCCCCCTGCTGCgggtgctgctgtgggaggtgcgggggctgcgggggcagcTACGGGCCCTGGCCCATGCCCAGCGGCGGGGGGCTCAGCGCCTGGAGGCTCTTGCCCGCCGCCTGGGCCGGCTGTCAGCCCTCAGCCAGCATCTCctggggggccccccccggctctaTGGGGCTGTGGGCACCCAGGGCGGTCTTTGTAGGGGCTGCAAGTGA